A DNA window from Mariprofundus aestuarium contains the following coding sequences:
- a CDS encoding DNA alkylation repair protein: MAKQLKHELGRDAVRRITTALQQVNPLIDSEGFENDAIARLDALELKERVHQIIRVLHQHLPDNYLETITILKNIKEVWNYGDPDDPYSGFAAWPVIDYIGCYGLDEPELSLDALKELTEMFTAEFAIRPFLEHHYNLTFCHLHAWCDSERWHLRRLVSEGTRSRLPWATKVASLIRDPEAVINLLDRLVDDPNPTVRRSVANNINDISKDHPELAIATCLRWQKKLSDDRDWIIRHGMRTLVKQGHSDVFPLLGFTPNPVVTIEAFRVSEQEVVIGDDLEFELELLSHQEDQHFVLDYAIDYQKANGSVSKKVFKLRVCQMYMGERLVIRKSHSFNFISTRKHYPGEHKMRILVNGEEVYSHTIFLK, from the coding sequence GTGGCTAAACAGCTGAAACATGAATTGGGTCGTGATGCGGTTCGCCGCATCACGACTGCATTACAACAGGTAAATCCATTGATAGATTCGGAAGGTTTCGAGAATGATGCAATTGCCAGATTGGACGCACTTGAGCTCAAAGAGAGGGTTCATCAAATAATCCGGGTGCTGCACCAGCATCTTCCGGATAACTATTTAGAAACAATCACAATCTTAAAAAACATTAAAGAGGTTTGGAACTATGGCGATCCCGACGATCCCTATAGTGGATTCGCGGCATGGCCGGTGATCGATTACATCGGGTGCTACGGGCTGGACGAGCCCGAATTGTCACTTGATGCGTTGAAAGAACTAACCGAAATGTTCACGGCCGAATTCGCCATTCGGCCATTTCTTGAGCACCACTACAACCTGACGTTCTGCCATCTACATGCATGGTGCGATAGCGAGAGATGGCACCTGCGCCGCCTGGTATCGGAGGGCACCCGTTCGCGTTTGCCATGGGCGACAAAAGTAGCATCCCTGATTCGTGATCCGGAGGCGGTTATCAATTTGCTAGATAGACTGGTGGACGACCCAAATCCGACAGTTCGCAGGTCGGTTGCCAATAACATCAACGACATCAGCAAGGATCATCCGGAACTGGCCATCGCGACCTGTCTACGGTGGCAGAAGAAATTGTCGGATGACCGCGACTGGATCATTCGCCATGGCATGCGCACTTTGGTGAAGCAAGGACATTCGGATGTATTCCCTCTACTCGGGTTTACCCCTAATCCGGTCGTTACGATCGAGGCATTCCGAGTCAGCGAACAGGAGGTTGTTATCGGCGACGATCTTGAGTTCGAACTGGAGTTGCTCTCACATCAAGAGGATCAGCATTTCGTGCTCGATTACGCGATTGACTATCAAAAAGCCAACGGCTCCGTCTCTAAGAAGGTTTTCAAGTTGAGGGTCTGCCAGATGTACATGGGGGAGAGGTTAGTGATTCGGAAGTCGCACTCGTTCAATTTTATAAGCACTCGTAAGCACTATCCTGGAGAGCATAAGATGCGGATTTTAGTGAATGGAGAGGAGGTATATAGCCATACCATATTTTTGAAATAA
- a CDS encoding helix-turn-helix transcriptional regulator: MEHSTVSVRLQRLDLLEARLKSGEAMTAGGLAKELGVSLRTINRDIALLRDRGLPVESDIGRGGGIRLHRHWAIGRINLSYSEAVDLMVSLAIAEQMDSPIFLAHLKSVRSKLRASFSPAMSHKIDSLKSRIQIGKSVSAAVLSGFSKPDPAVTERLNQAFLMMNPVRITYRDMKESVTEREIEPHYLLLNYPVWYVLAWDRLREDVRTFRCDRILQLESIDESFQLIPIRQFKKALEGVQTI; this comes from the coding sequence ATGGAGCATTCAACCGTATCTGTCCGCCTGCAACGCCTCGACCTGCTGGAAGCGAGACTTAAATCGGGAGAGGCGATGACCGCTGGCGGATTGGCAAAGGAGCTTGGCGTCAGCCTCCGCACTATCAACCGCGATATCGCACTCTTAAGGGATCGTGGGCTACCGGTCGAATCGGACATCGGCCGTGGCGGCGGTATCCGACTGCACCGTCACTGGGCTATCGGTCGGATCAATCTCAGTTACTCCGAGGCAGTTGACCTGATGGTCAGTTTAGCCATTGCTGAGCAGATGGACTCACCCATTTTTCTCGCCCATCTGAAAAGTGTTCGTTCGAAACTGAGAGCCTCATTCTCCCCAGCCATGAGCCACAAAATCGATAGCCTGAAATCACGGATACAGATTGGAAAGAGTGTTTCGGCAGCGGTACTATCAGGCTTTTCGAAACCTGATCCTGCCGTCACCGAACGGCTGAATCAGGCCTTTCTGATGATGAATCCGGTGCGCATCACTTACCGGGACATGAAGGAGTCGGTTACCGAGCGCGAAATCGAACCACACTACCTGCTACTCAACTATCCTGTATGGTACGTTCTCGCCTGGGACAGGCTAAGAGAAGATGTCAGAACTTTTCGGTGCGATCGCATTCTGCAACTTGAAAGCATTGATGAGAGTTTCCAACTGATTCCAATCCGCCAGTTTAAAAAGGCGTTAGAGGGCGTCCAGACGATTTAA
- a CDS encoding TniQ family protein: protein MIESLLAVFFLPNKDESTTGWLYRLAHHNAAFIEDFDTYSFNGKTLHELFIDCDVISHTEELVPPKDLELFISIYASDIHPSFSERYCPLCFQEDEIPYFREAWTHQWISHCLIHDTPLIEDCINCGRFGLEWVKNWKIPWGVCRLCKQRCSTNEAVEKHPIFSTKIKPEIPRLISLFNDPFSDENLHLFQKVVLLKSLLECDHIYYGRTKYDVFVELGIDPYQYRCCKKNAHIGNYLYATLEADAAYALSLKSISHLDPSVLLQPLYNLASIETIKHLQSIR from the coding sequence GTGATTGAATCACTTCTGGCCGTTTTCTTTCTCCCAAATAAAGATGAATCCACCACGGGCTGGCTTTATAGGTTAGCTCATCATAACGCAGCATTCATCGAAGACTTCGATACCTATAGTTTCAATGGAAAAACACTTCATGAGTTGTTTATTGATTGTGATGTCATTTCTCATACCGAAGAACTTGTTCCTCCCAAAGATTTAGAGCTTTTTATAAGCATCTATGCCTCTGACATACACCCATCCTTTTCTGAAAGATATTGCCCGCTTTGCTTTCAAGAGGACGAAATACCATATTTTAGAGAAGCTTGGACACATCAGTGGATAAGCCACTGTTTAATTCACGATACCCCTCTGATTGAAGACTGCATAAACTGTGGACGATTTGGACTTGAATGGGTTAAAAATTGGAAAATTCCATGGGGAGTATGCCGCTTGTGTAAGCAGCGCTGCTCTACTAATGAAGCTGTTGAAAAACATCCGATATTTTCAACTAAAATTAAACCTGAAATACCAAGGCTAATTTCTTTATTCAATGATCCATTCAGTGATGAAAATCTACATTTATTCCAAAAAGTTGTACTTTTGAAATCATTATTAGAGTGTGATCACATATATTACGGAAGAACCAAGTATGATGTTTTTGTCGAGCTTGGAATCGACCCTTACCAATACAGATGTTGCAAAAAGAACGCCCACATTGGGAACTATCTTTATGCCACTTTAGAAGCTGATGCGGCTTACGCTCTATCATTGAAATCTATAAGCCACCTAGATCCCAGTGTTCTTCTTCAACCTTTATACAACTTGGCTAGCATAGAGACCATTAAGCACTTACAATCAATTAGATAG
- a CDS encoding TSCPD domain-containing protein, translating into MMIKIESKITGYEVKKPEDEAQKQEATIHHIAPLLERDDILEGSTYKIKTPNSDHAMYITINDVIVNHGTPDEHRRPFEVFINSKNMEHFMWIVALTRITSAIFRKGGDITFLVEELKAVFDPRGGYYKRGGKYMPSIVAEIGEVIQQHLISIGMMEGTLNNAELQAKRHEAEEKLGKDAMAKGNQCDKCGAMAVVRLDNCNCCLECGDSKCG; encoded by the coding sequence GTGATGATCAAAATTGAGAGTAAAATCACCGGTTATGAAGTGAAGAAACCCGAGGATGAGGCACAGAAGCAGGAGGCAACGATTCACCATATCGCACCGCTTCTTGAGCGTGACGATATTCTTGAAGGCAGCACCTACAAGATCAAAACACCGAACTCTGATCACGCCATGTATATCACGATCAACGATGTGATCGTCAATCATGGAACGCCGGATGAACATCGCCGTCCGTTTGAGGTGTTCATCAACTCCAAGAATATGGAGCACTTCATGTGGATTGTGGCGCTGACCCGCATCACCTCCGCAATCTTCCGCAAGGGCGGTGATATCACCTTCCTGGTAGAGGAGCTTAAAGCGGTGTTCGATCCGCGCGGTGGCTACTACAAGCGCGGTGGCAAATATATGCCGTCTATCGTTGCCGAGATCGGTGAAGTGATCCAGCAGCACCTGATCTCCATCGGGATGATGGAAGGTACGCTCAATAACGCCGAACTACAGGCCAAACGTCATGAAGCTGAAGAGAAGCTGGGCAAGGATGCCATGGCCAAGGGTAACCAGTGTGACAAGTGCGGCGCGATGGCGGTTGTACGTCTTGATAACTGCAACTGCTGCTTGGAGTGTGGCGACAGTAAATGTGGGTAG
- a CDS encoding adenosylcobalamin-dependent ribonucleoside-diphosphate reductase, which translates to MSSNRNALKIASIDGAQQNSAADIGFQPASLDIWDKKYRLKDKNHNAVDENIEATYERVARALSAVEDEDKRDEWFEKFTWALANGAIPAGRIMSNAGAEAHKPATSTINCTVSGTIPDSMDGILSMVHEAGLTLKAGCGIGYEFSTLRPKGAYVSGAGAYTSGPLSFMDIYDKMCFTVSSAGGRRGAQMGTFDISHPDITDFIRAKREDGRLRQFNLSCLITRDFMEAVKNDSDWDLVFPASQCEIDDAETRIVFKHVANPPKGSVKDDRGYVACKVYRTMKAQRLWDVIMASTYDYAEPGFILIDEVNELNNNWFCEDVRATNPCGEQPLPPYGACLLGSVNLTKFVRNAFTDNAYFDWESYREVVAIFTRMLDNVVDINGLPLERQREEILSKRRHGMGFLGLGSALTMLRTPYGTSESLEFTEKIAYEMARTGFQTGLELVDEKGIAPALEKEYEVTPEMMAKRPEMLDDGIKIGDKLAGKVLWAKYSKYMQKFLATGCEEDKAMIEAMIEKGCRFTHHSSIAPTGTISLSLANNASNGIEPSFAHHYARNIIREGKKSKEKVDVFSFELLAYRELINADAMPYTEEEANKLPDYFISADEVTPKQHVDIQAAAQRWVDSSISKTANVPTDFPYEDFKDIYLYAYEQGLKGCTTFRFNPEAFQGVLVKESDLANTTYKFKLEDGTEIEAKGNDEIEYDGEVHSAANLFDALKEGYYGKF; encoded by the coding sequence ATGAGCTCAAACAGGAACGCTTTGAAGATCGCATCAATTGATGGCGCGCAACAGAACAGTGCGGCTGACATCGGGTTTCAGCCTGCATCGCTGGATATCTGGGACAAGAAATATCGTCTGAAGGATAAGAATCACAATGCCGTCGACGAGAATATCGAAGCGACCTATGAGCGTGTAGCTAGGGCGCTTTCCGCGGTTGAGGATGAAGATAAACGCGATGAATGGTTCGAGAAGTTCACATGGGCGCTGGCCAATGGTGCGATCCCTGCTGGCCGTATCATGTCCAATGCCGGCGCTGAAGCACACAAACCAGCCACATCGACAATCAACTGCACCGTATCAGGCACTATCCCTGACTCGATGGACGGCATCCTCTCCATGGTCCACGAAGCGGGCCTGACGCTGAAGGCCGGTTGCGGTATCGGCTACGAGTTCTCCACCCTGCGTCCGAAAGGCGCTTACGTATCGGGTGCCGGCGCTTACACCTCAGGGCCTCTCTCATTCATGGATATCTATGACAAGATGTGTTTTACCGTCTCCTCTGCTGGTGGCCGTCGCGGTGCGCAGATGGGTACCTTCGACATCTCCCATCCCGACATCACCGATTTCATCCGCGCTAAGCGCGAAGATGGTCGCCTGCGCCAGTTTAACCTCTCCTGCCTGATCACCCGCGATTTCATGGAAGCGGTGAAGAATGATAGTGACTGGGATCTTGTTTTTCCGGCCAGCCAGTGCGAGATCGACGATGCCGAGACCCGCATTGTGTTTAAACATGTTGCCAACCCACCAAAGGGTTCTGTTAAGGATGACCGCGGTTATGTGGCCTGCAAGGTTTACCGTACCATGAAGGCGCAGCGCCTCTGGGATGTGATTATGGCCTCGACCTACGATTACGCCGAACCTGGCTTTATCCTGATCGATGAAGTGAACGAGCTGAACAACAACTGGTTCTGCGAGGACGTGCGTGCCACCAACCCGTGCGGCGAGCAGCCGCTGCCGCCATACGGTGCCTGCCTGCTTGGTTCCGTTAACCTGACCAAGTTTGTGCGCAATGCCTTTACCGATAACGCATACTTCGATTGGGAATCCTACCGCGAGGTGGTGGCGATCTTCACCCGTATGCTCGACAACGTGGTTGATATTAACGGTTTACCGCTGGAGAGACAGCGCGAGGAGATTCTCTCCAAACGCCGTCACGGCATGGGCTTCCTGGGGCTCGGTTCCGCACTGACCATGCTGCGGACTCCTTACGGTACCTCCGAATCACTGGAGTTCACCGAGAAGATTGCCTATGAGATGGCACGTACCGGTTTCCAGACAGGTCTCGAACTGGTCGATGAGAAGGGAATAGCACCTGCGCTTGAGAAGGAGTACGAAGTAACGCCTGAGATGATGGCCAAGCGTCCTGAGATGCTGGACGATGGCATCAAGATCGGCGACAAGCTGGCTGGCAAGGTTCTCTGGGCGAAATATTCCAAGTACATGCAGAAATTCCTCGCAACCGGTTGCGAAGAGGATAAAGCGATGATCGAAGCGATGATTGAGAAGGGATGTCGTTTTACTCACCACTCATCGATAGCACCGACCGGTACAATTTCACTCTCTCTGGCCAACAATGCCTCCAATGGCATTGAACCGAGCTTCGCGCACCACTATGCACGCAACATTATTCGTGAGGGTAAGAAGTCAAAAGAGAAGGTGGATGTATTCTCATTCGAGTTGCTCGCCTACCGCGAACTGATCAATGCCGATGCCATGCCCTACACTGAGGAGGAGGCCAACAAGCTGCCAGACTATTTCATCTCCGCTGATGAAGTGACACCAAAGCAGCATGTCGATATCCAGGCCGCAGCACAGCGCTGGGTGGATTCATCCATCTCCAAAACAGCCAACGTGCCGACCGACTTCCCGTATGAGGATTTCAAGGACATCTACCTCTACGCCTACGAGCAGGGGCTCAAGGGCTGCACTACCTTCCGCTTTAATCCGGAGGCGTTCCAGGGCGTGCTGGTGAAGGAGTCTGATCTCGCCAACACTACCTACAAGTTCAAGCTTGAGGATGGCACCGAGATCGAGGCCAAGGGTAACGATGAGATTGAGTACGACGGAGAGGTTCACTCCGCAGCCAACCTCTTTGATGCCCTTAAAGAGGGGTATTATGGCAAGTTCTGA
- a CDS encoding class I SAM-dependent methyltransferase, translating into MNDTTHNPDTSTTSGAAENPTHFGFETVSGTEKVNRVMGVFSSVASQYDIMNDVMSGGMHRLWKRRLFATASIGAGSRVLDVAAGSGDIAIGLAKKMGPTGRVVLTDLNGPMLAEGARRVIDEGLLPGRADCIQSDGTRLAFADNSFDCVTIAFGIRNFLDIETGLAEFYRVLKPGGQFICLEFSRPVLPGLDVIYDAYSFNIIPLMGEKVTGDRDSYQYLVESIRRFPDQNRFAKLISKAGFDLVKYDNLTGGVVALHRGYKV; encoded by the coding sequence ATGAACGACACAACCCATAACCCTGATACAAGCACAACATCTGGTGCTGCGGAAAACCCGACCCACTTCGGCTTTGAAACCGTAAGCGGCACCGAGAAGGTGAACCGCGTGATGGGAGTTTTCTCATCCGTTGCCAGCCAGTACGACATCATGAACGACGTCATGAGCGGCGGCATGCATCGACTCTGGAAACGGCGCCTGTTTGCAACGGCATCAATCGGTGCGGGAAGCCGTGTCCTCGACGTCGCAGCAGGTTCGGGCGATATTGCCATCGGACTGGCCAAGAAAATGGGGCCGACCGGACGTGTCGTATTGACCGACCTCAATGGCCCGATGCTGGCTGAAGGGGCTCGCCGGGTTATTGATGAGGGACTGCTTCCGGGTCGCGCCGACTGCATACAGTCTGACGGCACTCGCCTCGCGTTTGCCGATAACAGTTTTGATTGCGTGACCATCGCCTTCGGCATCCGCAACTTTCTCGATATCGAGACGGGGCTGGCCGAGTTCTATCGTGTTCTCAAACCGGGCGGACAGTTTATCTGCCTAGAGTTCTCGCGCCCTGTATTGCCGGGACTTGATGTGATCTATGATGCCTATTCATTTAATATTATTCCTCTGATGGGTGAAAAGGTGACCGGCGACCGCGACTCCTACCAGTACCTCGTTGAATCGATCCGCCGCTTCCCTGACCAGAACCGTTTTGCCAAACTGATCAGCAAGGCTGGCTTCGACCTCGTGAAATACGATAACCTGACCGGTGGGGTCGTCGCCCTGCACAGAGGTTACAAGGTTTGA
- the ubiT gene encoding ubiquinone anaerobic biosynthesis accessory factor UbiT, which produces MRLIPVPVQCVVMTTVLELVFSRDANLKPYLADLEGRVFRIHISDTNAIMFLGFSHGKAWVHSTFDGDPDVRLNGTTAGFARMCFAHEDPDELVFQQVLKLSGDSDAMLRFKKLFAAADLDWERELRSSFGDFFGTRVARAAHALVATEQKLTEGTKQVLQGNLHAMDIPDAERLQQWQAGVEHFSHQVSKLKGRVTRLEHRHEHLCEEKAES; this is translated from the coding sequence TTGAGACTAATACCCGTGCCGGTGCAGTGCGTGGTCATGACCACGGTACTGGAGCTTGTTTTCTCACGGGATGCCAACCTTAAACCCTACCTGGCCGACCTTGAGGGACGCGTCTTCCGCATCCATATCAGCGACACCAATGCGATCATGTTCCTCGGTTTTTCGCATGGCAAGGCGTGGGTTCACTCCACCTTCGATGGCGACCCTGATGTGCGGCTTAATGGCACCACGGCTGGTTTTGCACGCATGTGTTTTGCCCATGAGGATCCGGATGAACTGGTTTTTCAACAGGTGCTGAAGCTCTCCGGCGATTCCGATGCGATGCTCCGCTTTAAAAAGCTCTTTGCCGCCGCTGACCTCGACTGGGAACGCGAACTTCGCTCCTCTTTCGGCGACTTCTTCGGCACCCGCGTAGCCCGCGCAGCACATGCGCTGGTCGCCACCGAGCAGAAACTGACAGAAGGCACGAAACAGGTGCTGCAGGGAAACCTGCACGCCATGGACATTCCCGATGCGGAACGGCTGCAGCAGTGGCAGGCAGGCGTTGAGCATTTTTCACACCAGGTCAGCAAGCTCAAAGGGCGAGTCACCCGACTTGAGCACAGACACGAGCATCTTTGTGAAGAGAAGGCCGAGTCCTGA
- the ubiB gene encoding 2-polyprenylphenol 6-hydroxylase — translation MKLPANLRRNLRLMRIGHILASHGMAALAVRMRLFYPYVWLVQLFRGDDLPKDLGTQIRLVLEELGPTFIKFGQMLSTRVDLLPLEVALELKKLQDDVPPEPFEKVRQVVEQSFKRPLTGENGVFAVFNETPVAAASIAQVHFAELKDGRQVAVKVRRNHISRTIESDLAILKLLASLFHRYFPEYHRLKAPQVIEEFATTIRGELNLRAEAAHASRFAENFSEVEGVRVPEVMWDYTQTEVLTTERISGTPIDERAKLEAAGHDCLKLCERAATQFFRMVFTDGYFHADMHPGNIFVGDNGDLIFIDFGIVGRLDIKSRRYIAGMLLAFLQEDYHRAAEVHVQAGYVPADTDISAFEDALREIAVPIFNRPLGDISIAELLLSMFAVTERFKMETQPQLLLLQKTMVVIEGVARELADQANIWMLARPMISEWMTRHMGPIGKAEAVGEEIRDQLHDWMRLPAKIDGVLSRIDDGSVTFNSEPSSLTAIVGAMLSAAGGGWLVWNSANDAGTGMLILSAAVMGLGFILTLNRS, via the coding sequence ATGAAACTACCAGCCAACCTGCGTCGCAATCTGCGCCTGATGCGCATCGGCCATATCCTGGCCTCCCACGGCATGGCCGCTCTTGCTGTACGCATGCGCCTGTTCTACCCCTATGTCTGGCTGGTACAGCTGTTCCGCGGCGATGACCTTCCCAAAGATCTCGGTACGCAGATTCGACTGGTACTGGAGGAGCTGGGGCCCACATTTATCAAGTTCGGCCAGATGCTCTCCACCCGCGTTGACCTGTTGCCGCTTGAGGTGGCGCTGGAACTTAAGAAATTACAGGACGATGTGCCGCCGGAACCGTTTGAGAAGGTTCGACAGGTAGTCGAGCAGAGCTTCAAACGACCACTGACCGGAGAAAATGGCGTATTTGCCGTTTTCAATGAAACCCCGGTGGCAGCGGCATCCATTGCTCAGGTTCACTTTGCCGAGCTTAAGGATGGGCGCCAGGTTGCAGTGAAGGTGCGCCGCAATCATATCAGCCGCACCATCGAGTCCGATCTCGCCATTCTGAAGCTGCTGGCCAGCCTCTTCCATCGCTATTTTCCGGAGTACCACCGCCTGAAAGCACCACAGGTGATCGAGGAGTTTGCCACCACCATTCGCGGTGAACTGAACCTTCGTGCCGAGGCTGCACACGCCAGTCGTTTTGCCGAAAACTTTTCCGAGGTTGAAGGGGTGCGGGTACCTGAGGTGATGTGGGACTACACCCAGACAGAAGTGCTGACCACCGAGCGCATCTCCGGCACACCGATTGATGAAAGGGCAAAACTCGAGGCCGCAGGCCATGACTGCCTGAAGCTATGCGAGCGCGCTGCCACCCAGTTCTTCCGCATGGTCTTCACAGACGGTTACTTCCATGCCGACATGCATCCGGGCAATATCTTCGTAGGCGATAACGGTGACCTGATCTTTATCGACTTCGGCATCGTCGGCAGGCTTGATATCAAATCACGCCGTTACATCGCCGGCATGCTGCTCGCCTTCCTGCAGGAAGATTACCATCGCGCTGCAGAGGTGCATGTCCAGGCCGGCTACGTGCCAGCCGATACCGACATCTCGGCTTTTGAAGACGCTTTGCGTGAGATCGCCGTACCAATCTTTAACAGGCCGCTGGGTGATATCTCCATTGCTGAACTGCTGCTCTCAATGTTTGCGGTAACCGAGCGATTCAAGATGGAGACGCAGCCACAACTGCTGCTGCTGCAGAAGACCATGGTGGTCATCGAAGGGGTTGCCAGGGAGCTGGCTGATCAGGCCAACATCTGGATGCTGGCAAGGCCGATGATTTCCGAGTGGATGACCCGCCATATGGGGCCGATTGGTAAAGCCGAAGCTGTTGGCGAAGAGATTCGTGACCAGTTGCATGACTGGATGAGACTTCCGGCCAAGATTGATGGCGTACTCTCCCGCATCGATGATGGCAGTGTCACCTTCAACAGCGAACCTTCTTCTCTCACTGCTATAGTGGGTGCCATGCTCTCTGCTGCAGGTGGGGGCTGGCTGGTCTGGAACAGTGCCAATGATGCAGGAACCGGCATGCTGATCCTCTCAGCCGCAGTGATGGGACTCGGTTTTATTCTGACGCTTAATCGCTCCTGA
- the metK gene encoding methionine adenosyltransferase, with amino-acid sequence MSNNFVFTSESVSEGHPDKVADRISDSVLDAILEQDKYARVACETLVTTGLALIAGEITTSAVLDYQDIVRSAIKDIGYNSSAMGFDWESCSVLVSLDKQSPDIAMGVNVGEGLDLDQGAGDQGLMFGYASNETEVLMPTPIHLSHLLVAKQAAVRKTGQLDFLRPDAKSQVTVRYENYKPVAIDAVVLSTQHDPDVSHKDLSEAIMDEVINPILGDTGLLHAGTEYHINPTGRFVIGGPVGDCGVTGRKIIVDTYGGFGHHGGGAFSGKDPTKVDRSACYMMRYVAKNIVAAGLADRCEVQVAYAIGVARPLSVMVNSFGTGKINDAKLAEIVREIFDLRPKGIVQSLDLLRPIYAQTAAYGHFGRELPDFTWERTDKVDELKAAAGV; translated from the coding sequence ATGAGTAACAATTTTGTGTTTACATCTGAGTCCGTCTCTGAAGGACATCCGGATAAGGTCGCTGACCGCATCTCCGATAGCGTACTGGATGCGATTCTCGAGCAGGACAAATATGCACGTGTAGCATGCGAAACACTGGTAACCACGGGCCTGGCTCTGATTGCCGGTGAGATCACCACATCTGCTGTGCTCGATTATCAGGATATCGTACGCAGTGCGATCAAGGATATCGGCTACAACTCATCAGCGATGGGCTTTGACTGGGAGTCCTGCTCCGTACTGGTCAGCCTCGACAAGCAGTCACCGGATATCGCCATGGGCGTGAACGTCGGCGAAGGCCTCGATCTGGATCAGGGTGCAGGCGATCAGGGACTGATGTTCGGTTATGCAAGTAACGAGACTGAAGTGCTGATGCCAACCCCAATCCACCTGTCACACCTGCTGGTAGCCAAGCAGGCCGCAGTACGTAAGACAGGCCAGCTCGACTTCCTGCGTCCAGATGCAAAATCACAGGTAACCGTACGTTACGAAAACTACAAACCTGTCGCCATTGATGCTGTCGTACTCTCTACTCAGCACGACCCTGATGTCAGCCACAAGGATCTTTCCGAAGCGATCATGGATGAGGTCATCAACCCAATCCTCGGCGACACCGGACTGCTGCATGCTGGCACTGAATACCATATCAACCCGACCGGTCGCTTTGTGATCGGCGGTCCAGTGGGTGATTGCGGTGTAACCGGACGTAAGATTATCGTTGATACCTACGGCGGTTTCGGCCATCACGGTGGCGGTGCATTCTCCGGTAAAGATCCAACGAAGGTAGACCGCTCTGCATGTTACATGATGCGCTATGTGGCCAAGAATATTGTAGCTGCAGGCCTTGCTGATCGCTGTGAAGTGCAGGTGGCCTATGCCATCGGCGTGGCACGTCCACTCTCCGTCATGGTTAACAGCTTCGGCACTGGCAAGATTAATGATGCCAAACTGGCAGAGATCGTTCGCGAGATCTTTGACCTGCGTCCGAAAGGCATTGTTCAGTCACTGGATCTGCTGCGTCCGATCTATGCCCAGACAGCTGCTTACGGACACTTCGGCCGTGAACTCCCTGACTTCACCTGGGAGAGGACCGACAAGGTGGATGAACTCAAGGCTGCGGCAGGAGTTTAA